One segment of Lytechinus pictus isolate F3 Inbred chromosome 13, Lp3.0, whole genome shotgun sequence DNA contains the following:
- the LOC129274663 gene encoding alpha-2Db adrenergic receptor-like: MPLYDYSSYDEGVEQDTITVCNMTFNIEPGEYILHDYAPRVILALFVLAIFLVGTLGNLFVIVAVILSKRLQTTTNVFIVNLAVSDFLTALFLPVHASTLLSKSSCYIPDLLCKFVAAATLTTLGCSVVTLAAIAFHRFTVLYGIMKPKPKFNNVFRTRNILIMVLFTWLYPIVLMFIILPLNVGSLGYALQYKVCAQNTENDNSDFLTLAVCLLVQFPAFVVIIVCYINIFKMLRRHQHEMNAIMTPSVRNENKKSEVRITITDDSSKEQSDAASIGIVNPGFDESDGFKSAPAADQEVLKEPSDADHNDDNQPGNGEHSIIPCEPTDQDSSMFREIPPSGRTENNTQTLTCDNLATEQQKLRFKLQRKLTINIFIIICVYTLCVMPPAVIYLIPSSDPAVPWFTILFLCNVCVNPIIYALRHPTFREVLICMVKCRYIDIPEQSSFLIYLRYSMSNKRN; this comes from the coding sequence ATGCCACTCTATGATTATTCAAGTTACGACGAAGGTGTAGAGCAGGACACCATCACCGTCTGCAACATGACATTTAACATTGAACCTGGAGAGTACATCCTGCATGACTACGCTCCTCGTGTCATATTAGCTCTTTTTGTCCTTGCCATTTTCCTGGTCGGAACCCTTGGAAACCTGTTTGTCATTGTTGCCGTCATCTTATCCAAACGTTTACAAACTACTACAAATGTTTTCATTGTAAACCTGGCTGTCTCTGACTTCTTGACAGCATTGTTCTTACCCGTTCATGCTTCCACGCTTTTAAGTAAATCAAGTTGCTATATTCCTGATCTACTCTGCAAGTTTGTGGCAGCAGCCACCTTGACAACCCTCGGGTGCAGCGTTGTCACTTTGGCTGCAATCGCCTTTCATCGCTTCACTGTCCTTTATGGCATCATGAAACCTAAACCCAAATTCAACAATGTATTTCGCACCCGCAATATCTTGATCATGGTTTTATTCACGTGGCTCTACCCCATCGTTCTCATGTTCATCATACTTCCTCTAAATGTTGGATCCTTGGGTTATGCTCTCCAGTACAAGGTGTGTGCACAGAACACTGAAAATGACAATTCAGACTTCTTGACCCTTGCAGTATGTCTCCTTGTTCAGTTTCCTGCCTTTGTCGTCATCATTGTTTGTTATATCAACATCTTCAAAATGCTAAGACGTCATCAACACGAGATGAACGCTATCATGACTCCTTCGGTCAGGAATGAGAACAAGAAGAGTGAGGTCAGAATAACGATCACTGATGATTCGTCAAAGGAACAATCAGATGCTGCATCAATTGGTATCGTCAATCCTGGTTTTGATGAAAGCGATGGCTTCAAATCTGCACCTGCTGCAGATCAGGAAGTCTTAAAGGAACCTTCAGATGCTGATCATAATGATGACAACCAACCGGGAAACGGTGAACATTCAATAATACCTTGTGAACCTACAGATCAAGACAGCTCAATGTTTAGAGAGATACCCCCTTCAGGTAGGACGGAAAACAATACTCAAACCCTCACTTGTGATAACCTCGCAACAGAACAACAGAAACTTCGCTTCAAGCTGCAACGCAAGCTAACCATCaatatattcatcatcatttgtGTGTATACCCTATGCGTAATGCCACCAGCTGTAATATATCTCATACCTAGCAGTGATCCAGCTGTTCCTTGGTTTACAATTCTGTTCCTCTGTAATGTTTGTGTCAATCCCATCATATATGCTTTGAGGCATCCTACCTTTAGGGAGGTCCTCATTTGCATGGTTAAATGCAGGTACATAGACATTCCTGAACAGTCATCATTCTTGATATACCTGCGCTATTCTATGAGCAACAAGAGAAATTAA